DNA sequence from the Candidatus Limnocylindrales bacterium genome:
GCGGTGCTGACGAGCGCGGGCCAGCGCTGGCGGGACCTGTTCGCCGACATGCCGCGGCCGCACGTGGCGCTGCTGGTGGGCGGCTCATCGGCCGCGCATCGGCTCGACGGCCCAACCGCTGCGCGCATGGCAGCGCAGGTTGCGGAGAAGGCGCGCGATGCCGGCGGCAGCCTCTACATCGTCACCAGCCCGCGCACGGGCGAGGCGGCGACGGCTGCGCTGCGGCAGGCCGTCGCGCGCATCGGCGAGCATGCGCGCCTGTACGAATGGAAGCGCGGCGATGACGGCAATCCGTACATGGGCTGTCTTGCGGTTGCCGACGTGCTGGTGGTCACCGCCGACAGCGAGTCGATGCTGGCAGAAGCTGCCGCCACCGACCGCCCGCTCTACATCTATCCGGTTCCCACCGTCGAAGGCGGATGGCAGCGTCGCATGCGCGGCAGGATCGTGCAGCGTGCCAGCGCGCGGCCTCGAAAGGCCAAGGGCACGGTGCGCCCGCAGCAGGGCCTCGAGTACGTCTGCGCCCGGATGATCGAGCGCGGCATCGTCCGGCCGCCGCGCAACATCGCCGAGCTGCACCGGCGCCTGGTGGCCGAAGGGCACGCGCGCTTCTTCGGCGAAGCGCTCGACCTCACACGCCGCGTGCCGCTTCGCGAGCTGGCTGCGGTGGCCGAGCGCGTGCGTGCGCTGCTCGGCGTGCCGCCGGCGGGACATTCCTCGTGAGCCACGCAACGCTGGTGCTGCTGCGCCACGGTCAGAGCGAATGGAATCGCGTCGGCCGCTTCCAGGGCTGGACCGACGTCGGCCTGACAAGGGCGGGCGCCGCCGAAGCCGAGCAGGCCGGGCGCATCCTGCGCGAGGCCGGCCACAGCTTCGACTGGTGCGCTTCCTCCATTCTGTGCCGCAGCACCGACACCGCGCGCATCGTCCTGCAGACGATGGCGCTCGAGCACGTCCCGATCCGCGCGAGCTGGCGCCTCAACGAGCGTCATTACGGCGCGCTCCAGGGCCTGGGGCCGGTCACCTCGGTCCTGCGCTACGGCATTCGGGTGCTGCGCTGCCAGCGCAGCTTCACGTGCCAGCCGCCGCCTCTGGAGCGCGCCGATCCACGCTATCCCGGCCACGATGCACGCTATGCCGATCTGCGGCCCGAGGAGCTGCCGCTGACCGAAAGCCTGCACGATACGTATCAGCGCATGCTTCCGTTCTGGGAACAGACGATCGTTCCCGACCTGCGCGGCGGCGCGCGGGTGCTCATCGTGTCGCACAAGAACGTGCTGCGCGGCCTGCTCAAGATGCTCGACGGGCACGGCGGCGACGACGTCAAGGGCATCAAGGTGCCGACTTGCGTGCCCATCGTGTTCGAGTTCAACCAGGAGATGAACGTGGTGGCTCGCAGGCTTCTGCGCCAGCCACCCGACCGGCGCCACGCGACGGCGCGGGAGTGATCATGTCGGCTCGTCCATCTTCTGCGCAGTCGCCCACCGTTGCCGCCATTCTCGGGCGCTGCCCCGTGCGTCTGTGGGGTCTGACAGGGGAGGAAAGGCTCGCGCGCCAGCTGCGCGCAGCCGGAGTGCAGCGCGTCCTCCTGGACGCGCCGCCCGAATCGCAGCCCATGCTGCTGGTGCGCGCCGACTTCCTCTTCGATGCTCGCACGCTGCATCAGCTTCTCGCCGAGCCCGGCACGATCCTGGAAGCCCGCGACGGCGCAGGCCGCACCGTGGCCGTGGCGGCCAACGTCTCCGGCACGCAGATCGCGCCCGCGCGAGATGCCATCGAGAATGCCGGTCCGTCGCCGTCCATCGACGGTGTTGCCGTGCAGACGGCCGCCGAGCTTCGGCCGAGCTACATCGCCGGGCTGCTCAAGGCCGACCG
Encoded proteins:
- a CDS encoding 2,3-bisphosphoglycerate-dependent phosphoglycerate mutase, whose protein sequence is MSHATLVLLRHGQSEWNRVGRFQGWTDVGLTRAGAAEAEQAGRILREAGHSFDWCASSILCRSTDTARIVLQTMALEHVPIRASWRLNERHYGALQGLGPVTSVLRYGIRVLRCQRSFTCQPPPLERADPRYPGHDARYADLRPEELPLTESLHDTYQRMLPFWEQTIVPDLRGGARVLIVSHKNVLRGLLKMLDGHGGDDVKGIKVPTCVPIVFEFNQEMNVVARRLLRQPPDRRHATARE